The Micromonospora sp. NBC_00421 genome contains a region encoding:
- the fabG gene encoding 3-oxoacyl-ACP reductase FabG — MSEEPRVAIVTGAARGIGAATASRLAADGMVVAVVDIEEQATRQTVDAITAAGGRALGVGADVADRSQVEAAVERIATELGGPTVLVNNAGVLRDNLLFKMTDADWDTVLGVHLRGAFLFSQAAQRHMVERKYGRIVNLSSTSALGNRGQANYAAAKAGLQGFTKTLAIELGPFGVTVNAVAPGFIVTDMTAATAARMKVDFDDLQKHAAAEIPVRRPGRPEDVAHTISFLVSEGASFVSGQVVYVAGGPKD; from the coding sequence GTGTCGGAGGAGCCCCGCGTCGCCATCGTGACCGGAGCCGCGCGCGGCATCGGCGCGGCCACCGCCAGTCGGCTGGCCGCCGACGGGATGGTCGTCGCCGTGGTCGACATCGAGGAGCAGGCGACCAGGCAGACGGTCGACGCGATCACCGCCGCCGGTGGTCGGGCGCTCGGGGTGGGTGCGGACGTGGCCGACCGGTCCCAGGTGGAGGCCGCCGTCGAGCGGATCGCCACCGAGCTGGGCGGGCCGACCGTGCTTGTCAACAACGCCGGGGTGCTGCGGGACAACCTGCTGTTCAAGATGACCGACGCCGACTGGGACACCGTGCTGGGGGTGCACCTGCGCGGCGCGTTCCTGTTCAGCCAGGCCGCCCAGCGGCACATGGTCGAGCGGAAGTACGGCCGGATCGTCAACCTCTCCAGCACCTCGGCGCTGGGTAACCGGGGCCAGGCCAACTACGCGGCGGCCAAGGCCGGCCTGCAGGGCTTCACCAAGACCCTCGCCATCGAGCTGGGGCCGTTCGGGGTGACGGTCAACGCGGTCGCCCCCGGCTTCATCGTCACCGACATGACCGCCGCCACCGCCGCCCGGATGAAGGTCGACTTCGACGACCTTCAGAAGCACGCCGCCGCCGAGATCCCGGTCCGCCGCCCCGGCCGTCCGGAGGACGTCGCGCACACCATCTCGTTCCTGGTCAGCGAGGGCGCGTCCTTCGTCTCCGGCCAGGTCGTCTACGTGGCCGGCGGCCCGAAGGACTGA
- a CDS encoding DUF1349 domain-containing protein has protein sequence MADHPTDGSRTVDWDEGRWSHPPVRVDRTDDGGLLVEPGAESDLWRHTGYGFVHDDGPALLAALPASGAVEVSFVLDYTAQFDQAGVLVRVDERNWVKAGVEISDGLPQVGAVVTREFSDWSVAPVPDWTGRVVTVRVSRDGDALTVRACTDDEGWRLVRLAPLAPDAVALAGPFCCSPSRGGLTVRFTGWRQGPADRELHPTD, from the coding sequence ATGGCTGATCATCCGACGGACGGCTCCCGCACGGTGGACTGGGACGAGGGCCGGTGGTCGCACCCACCGGTGCGGGTGGACCGGACCGACGACGGTGGACTGCTGGTGGAGCCGGGGGCGGAGAGCGACCTGTGGCGGCACACCGGCTACGGCTTCGTCCACGACGACGGGCCGGCGCTGCTCGCTGCGCTGCCCGCCAGCGGCGCGGTCGAGGTGAGCTTCGTGCTGGACTACACGGCGCAGTTCGACCAGGCCGGGGTGCTGGTCCGGGTGGACGAGCGGAACTGGGTGAAGGCCGGGGTGGAGATCAGCGACGGGCTGCCGCAGGTCGGCGCGGTGGTCACCAGGGAGTTCTCGGACTGGTCGGTGGCCCCGGTGCCGGACTGGACCGGGCGCGTGGTGACCGTACGGGTCAGCCGGGACGGCGACGCGTTGACCGTCCGGGCCTGCACCGACGACGAGGGGTGGCGGTTGGTCCGGCTGGCCCCGCTCGCCCCGGACGCGGTCGCGCTGGCCGGGCCGTTCTGCTGCTCGCCCTCCCGGGGCGGGTTGACAGTCCGGTTCACCGGCTGGCGGCAGGGGCCGGCGGACCGGGAACTGCACCCGACGGACTGA
- a CDS encoding DedA family protein, which translates to MALAQDVDPNQFTGLTGWVASVIDALGAAGVAFLVALESIIPPIPSEIVLAMAGYLAAEGRFNLVVIVLAATVGSLVGALVLYWLGAALGEERLKRWLDHIPLVDRDDLEKADRWFERHGRWAVLIGRLVPVVRSLVSVPAGANRMPMGEFVLLTTLGSGAWNALVVGLGYTLGSRWQDVEKYSDWFNYAIFAVLAVMIVSWAGKKIRSRRDRNDRQSATADH; encoded by the coding sequence ATGGCCCTCGCCCAGGACGTCGACCCGAACCAGTTCACCGGGCTGACCGGCTGGGTGGCGAGCGTGATCGACGCCCTCGGCGCGGCCGGTGTCGCCTTCCTGGTGGCGCTGGAGAGCATCATCCCGCCGATCCCCAGCGAGATCGTGCTGGCGATGGCGGGTTACCTCGCCGCCGAGGGCCGGTTCAACCTGGTGGTGATCGTCCTCGCCGCGACGGTCGGCTCGCTGGTCGGCGCACTGGTGCTCTACTGGCTCGGTGCCGCGCTCGGCGAGGAGCGGCTCAAGCGCTGGCTGGACCACATCCCGCTGGTCGACCGGGACGACCTGGAGAAGGCCGACCGCTGGTTCGAGCGGCACGGCCGGTGGGCGGTGCTGATCGGCCGGCTGGTGCCCGTGGTCCGCAGCCTGGTCTCCGTCCCGGCCGGTGCGAACCGGATGCCGATGGGCGAGTTCGTCCTGCTCACCACGCTGGGCAGCGGGGCGTGGAACGCGCTGGTCGTCGGTCTCGGCTACACGCTGGGCTCGCGCTGGCAGGACGTCGAGAAGTACAGCGACTGGTTCAACTACGCCATCTTCGCGGTCCTCGCCGTCATGATCGTGAGCTGGGCCGGCAAGAAGATCCGCTCCCGGCGCGACCGGAACGACAGGCAGTCGGCGACCGCCGACCACTGA
- a CDS encoding cellulose binding domain-containing protein, with amino-acid sequence MRLRSPRAATLAVALAAALVAGTLVAPPAASAATAAFVRTASWSSGYEAKFTVTNDTSTAISSWNVQFDLPSGSAVGSFWDARLTSSGQHVTALNQSWNGSLAPGASTTFGFVVAGTGDPTDCTVNGGACTGGGPGNPTGPATPGGLRVTGTTASSATLAWNAVSGTVTGYRIYEGSTVKATVTGTSTTVSGLATCSAHSWTVTAYNSVGESAKSAAVSATTTGCTGGTGPMAAAPYLYPGWGDPPAPATVMGATGVKWFTVAFVLSGGGCTPAWDGSGPLTGGAHASTIAAIRAAGGDVIPSFGGWSGNKLGPNCASASALAGAYQQVINAYGLKAIDVDIENSDEFENEAVQDRILGALKIVKQNNPGIRTIVTFGTTTTGPSYYGTRLVRQAAALGANIDTFTIMPFDFGGGANMYQNSVDAAEGLKNTLKSAFGWSDATAYAHMGISGMNGLSDQQELTSPATWTQIRDWAKARGLSRFTFWAVNRDRPCPGGGVVANCSGIAQNTWEFTSITAKF; translated from the coding sequence GTGAGACTCCGCTCCCCCCGCGCGGCCACCCTCGCCGTCGCGCTCGCCGCTGCCCTGGTCGCCGGCACGCTCGTGGCCCCGCCGGCCGCGTCCGCCGCCACCGCCGCCTTCGTCCGCACCGCCAGCTGGAGCAGCGGGTACGAGGCGAAGTTCACAGTCACCAACGACACCTCGACCGCGATCAGCTCGTGGAACGTCCAGTTCGACCTGCCGTCGGGCAGCGCCGTCGGCTCGTTCTGGGACGCCCGGCTGACCAGCTCCGGCCAGCACGTCACCGCCCTCAACCAGAGCTGGAACGGCAGCCTCGCACCGGGTGCCAGCACCACCTTCGGTTTCGTCGTCGCCGGCACCGGCGACCCGACCGACTGCACGGTCAACGGCGGGGCCTGCACCGGCGGCGGCCCCGGCAACCCGACCGGCCCGGCCACCCCCGGCGGGCTGCGGGTCACCGGCACCACCGCGTCCTCGGCCACGCTGGCCTGGAACGCCGTCTCCGGCACGGTCACCGGCTACCGGATCTACGAGGGCAGCACGGTGAAGGCCACCGTCACCGGCACCTCCACGACCGTCTCCGGGCTGGCCACCTGCTCCGCGCACAGCTGGACCGTCACGGCGTACAACTCGGTAGGCGAGTCGGCGAAGTCGGCAGCGGTCTCGGCCACCACCACCGGCTGCACCGGGGGCACCGGCCCGATGGCCGCCGCCCCCTACCTCTACCCGGGCTGGGGTGACCCGCCCGCACCGGCCACCGTGATGGGGGCGACCGGGGTCAAGTGGTTCACCGTCGCGTTCGTGCTCTCCGGTGGAGGCTGCACCCCCGCCTGGGACGGTTCCGGCCCGCTCACCGGTGGCGCGCACGCCAGCACCATCGCCGCGATCCGGGCGGCCGGCGGCGACGTCATCCCGTCGTTCGGCGGGTGGAGCGGCAACAAGCTCGGCCCGAACTGCGCGTCGGCAAGCGCCCTCGCCGGGGCCTACCAGCAGGTGATCAACGCGTACGGCCTGAAGGCGATCGACGTCGACATCGAGAACAGCGACGAGTTCGAGAACGAGGCGGTGCAGGACCGGATCCTCGGCGCGCTGAAGATCGTCAAGCAGAACAACCCGGGGATCAGGACGATCGTCACCTTCGGCACCACGACCACCGGGCCGTCGTACTACGGCACCCGGCTGGTCAGGCAGGCAGCCGCGCTCGGTGCGAACATCGACACCTTCACCATCATGCCGTTCGACTTCGGCGGCGGGGCGAACATGTACCAGAACTCCGTCGATGCCGCCGAGGGGCTGAAGAACACCCTGAAGTCGGCGTTCGGCTGGTCCGACGCCACCGCGTACGCGCACATGGGCATCAGCGGCATGAACGGCCTCTCCGACCAGCAGGAGCTGACCTCGCCGGCCACCTGGACCCAGATCCGGGACTGGGCCAAGGCCCGGGGGCTGTCCCGGTTCACCTTCTGGGCGGTCAACCGGGACCGGCCCTGCCCGGGTGGCGGAGTGGTCGCCAACTGCTCCGGCATCGCCCAGAACACCTGGGAGTTCACCTCGATCACCGCGAAGTTCTGA
- a CDS encoding YidC/Oxa1 family membrane protein insertase: MLAFSPVHDAAVAAGSFVGWLAELLTPLGGVATAAAIVLFTVAVRLLISPLTVAQVRGERRRAALAPQLRQLRQRYAGDPAKLQSEMFALYRRAGASPVAGCLPALLQAPFFLVMYRLFGTGDGAAGLLDARLAGVPLGWHLGDGLSPSVLVVFGVLLAALLGSARFLSRRAQRTAASADAPTDQPGAALLARVIPLLPYGTVLVALVVPLAAVLYLVTTTGWTAAEHLLLRRPQSELVEAIDER; encoded by the coding sequence ATGCTCGCCTTCTCACCTGTGCACGACGCGGCTGTCGCCGCGGGTTCCTTCGTCGGCTGGCTCGCCGAGCTGCTGACGCCACTGGGCGGGGTCGCCACCGCCGCCGCCATCGTCCTGTTCACCGTCGCCGTCCGACTGCTGATCTCGCCGCTCACCGTCGCCCAGGTCCGCGGGGAGCGGCGTCGCGCGGCGCTCGCCCCGCAGCTCCGCCAGCTCCGGCAGCGGTACGCGGGCGACCCGGCGAAGCTGCAGTCGGAGATGTTCGCGCTCTACCGCCGGGCCGGCGCGTCGCCGGTGGCGGGGTGCCTGCCGGCTCTGCTCCAGGCGCCGTTCTTCCTGGTCATGTACCGCCTGTTCGGCACCGGGGACGGTGCTGCCGGGTTGCTCGACGCGCGGCTGGCCGGGGTGCCGCTGGGCTGGCACCTGGGCGACGGGCTGTCACCGTCGGTGCTTGTGGTCTTCGGGGTGCTGCTGGCGGCCCTGCTCGGGTCGGCCCGGTTCCTGTCCCGGCGGGCCCAGCGGACGGCCGCGTCGGCAGATGCCCCGACGGATCAGCCGGGGGCGGCACTGCTGGCCCGGGTGATCCCGCTGCTGCCGTATGGCACGGTGCTGGTGGCGTTGGTGGTGCCGTTGGCGGCGGTGCTCTACCTGGTCACCACCACCGGGTGGACGGCGGCCGAGCACCTGCTGCTGCGCCGGCCACAGTCGGAACTCGTCGAAGCCATCGACGAACGTTGA
- a CDS encoding alpha-amylase family protein, translated as MGDRWYSEAVVYCLDVDTYADSDGDGVGDFRGLIGRLDYLARLGVTCLWLNPIHPSPNQDDGYDATDFYNVDPRLGTLGDFAELLHQAQNRGIRVIIDLVVNHTSDQHPWFQSARSSPDSPYRDWYVWADHEPADRHQGMVFPGEQHETWSYDRTAKAWFYHRFYKFQPDLNIENPKVRAEIKKITSFWLQLGVSGFRMDAVPFIIEQTEPGNPDAPKDFDFLTDLRQHVQWRRGDAVLLAEANVEPDQLPVYFGDGSGSGNRIHMLFDFMLNGRLMLALAREDPETIVDALRDTPKLPTGGQWATFLRNHDEIDLSRLTADQRNDVLAKFGPDENMQLYGRGIRRRLAPMLGNDRRHIELAYALQFSLRGTPVLRYGEEIGMGENLALDGRNAIRTPMQWSYKENAGFSTADPEKLIRPVIDQGDFGYQQVNVTAQRGDPKSLLAWFERMIRTLREAPEIGSGSTSHIDVPMPAGVLAHRADGPTGTMVFLHNLGTEDVEVDLGTLAAEADLPIDVLTDRGYGDVGKLDSLKLGGHGYRWIRLCRSATY; from the coding sequence ATGGGTGACAGGTGGTACTCCGAGGCAGTCGTCTACTGCCTCGACGTCGACACGTACGCGGACTCCGACGGTGACGGGGTCGGTGACTTCCGTGGCCTCATCGGCCGGCTCGACTACCTGGCGCGGCTGGGGGTGACCTGCCTCTGGCTCAACCCGATCCATCCCTCGCCCAACCAGGACGACGGGTACGACGCGACCGACTTCTACAACGTCGACCCACGACTGGGGACCCTCGGCGACTTCGCCGAACTGCTGCACCAGGCGCAGAACCGGGGGATCCGGGTGATCATCGACCTGGTGGTCAACCACACCTCCGACCAGCACCCGTGGTTCCAGTCGGCCCGATCCTCGCCCGACTCGCCGTACCGTGACTGGTACGTCTGGGCCGACCACGAGCCGGCGGACCGGCACCAGGGCATGGTGTTCCCGGGCGAGCAGCACGAGACGTGGAGCTACGACCGGACCGCCAAGGCGTGGTTCTACCACCGCTTCTACAAGTTCCAGCCGGACCTGAACATCGAGAACCCGAAGGTCCGCGCCGAGATCAAGAAGATCACCTCGTTCTGGCTCCAGCTCGGCGTCTCCGGGTTCCGGATGGACGCCGTGCCGTTCATCATCGAGCAGACCGAGCCGGGCAACCCGGACGCGCCCAAGGACTTCGACTTCCTCACCGACCTGCGCCAGCACGTGCAGTGGCGGCGCGGCGACGCGGTGCTGCTGGCCGAGGCGAACGTCGAACCGGACCAGTTGCCCGTCTACTTCGGCGACGGCAGCGGCTCGGGCAACCGGATCCACATGCTCTTCGACTTCATGCTCAACGGCCGGCTGATGCTCGCCCTCGCCCGGGAGGACCCGGAGACGATCGTCGACGCGCTGCGCGACACCCCGAAGCTGCCCACCGGCGGCCAGTGGGCGACCTTCCTGCGCAACCACGACGAGATCGACCTGTCCCGGCTCACCGCCGACCAGCGCAACGACGTGCTGGCGAAGTTCGGGCCGGACGAGAACATGCAGCTCTACGGCCGGGGCATCCGGCGCCGGCTCGCCCCGATGCTCGGCAACGACCGCCGGCACATCGAGCTGGCGTACGCGCTCCAGTTCTCGCTGCGCGGCACGCCGGTGCTGCGTTACGGCGAGGAGATCGGGATGGGCGAGAACCTGGCGCTGGACGGGCGCAACGCGATCCGTACCCCGATGCAGTGGTCGTACAAGGAGAACGCGGGCTTCTCCACGGCCGACCCGGAGAAGCTGATCCGCCCGGTGATCGACCAGGGTGACTTTGGTTACCAGCAGGTCAACGTCACCGCCCAACGGGGTGACCCGAAGTCGCTGCTGGCCTGGTTCGAGCGGATGATCCGCACGCTGCGGGAGGCCCCCGAGATCGGCTCCGGCTCGACCTCGCACATCGACGTGCCGATGCCGGCCGGGGTGCTCGCGCACCGCGCCGACGGCCCCACCGGCACCATGGTCTTCCTGCACAACCTCGGCACCGAGGACGTCGAGGTGGACCTGGGCACCCTGGCCGCCGAGGCGGACCTGCCGATCGACGTGCTCACCGACCGGGGTTACGGCGACGTCGGCAAGCTGGACAGCCTGAAGCTGGGCGGGCACGGCTACCGCTGGATCCGGCTCTGCCGTTCCGCCACCTACTGA
- a CDS encoding carbohydrate-binding protein: MNAVPAAPVAPTAPRRSRRRLALAVTLATVTALTGLSVAAQAAVPTPPSGWNLMWSDDFTGASGTLPSSANWIVDTGTSYPGGPANWGTGEIQTYTGSTANLAQDGAGNLRITPLRDSAGRWTSARIETVRTDFKPPSGGVLAIEGRIQMPNVTAAQAAGYWPAFWALGAPYRGNYQNWPGIGEIDVMENVNGLNQVWGALHCGVAPGGPCNEFSGLGATRVCPGSACQAAFHTYRTEWDTSVSPQQLRWYVDGQLFHTVTETQVGATYWAQMTGHGGYFLLLNVAMGGSFPDGVAGYVTPTGSTVSGRPMLVDYVAVYRRGGGSNPTPTPTTPAPTTPPPSGTVDAYGTIQAEAFSGQNGVAVETCAEGGQNIAALRNGDWARYDNVDFGTGGPRDFLARVASGAASGVSGLVEVRLDSPTGTPIGSFALANTGGWQSWRSVPGNVSAVTGRHSVYLTFSSGQSADFVNVNWFTFRR, encoded by the coding sequence ATGAACGCTGTCCCGGCGGCCCCGGTCGCCCCCACCGCCCCGCGCCGGTCCCGCCGCCGGCTCGCCCTGGCGGTCACCCTCGCCACCGTCACCGCACTGACCGGCCTCTCGGTCGCGGCACAGGCCGCCGTCCCGACGCCGCCGTCGGGGTGGAACCTGATGTGGAGCGACGACTTCACAGGTGCGTCCGGCACCCTGCCGTCCTCGGCCAACTGGATCGTGGACACCGGCACCAGCTACCCCGGCGGCCCGGCCAACTGGGGCACCGGCGAGATCCAGACGTACACCGGAAGCACCGCCAACCTGGCCCAGGACGGTGCCGGCAACCTGCGGATCACCCCGCTGCGCGACTCCGCCGGCCGGTGGACCTCGGCCCGGATCGAGACGGTCCGCACCGACTTCAAGCCCCCGTCCGGCGGGGTGCTGGCGATCGAGGGGCGAATCCAGATGCCCAACGTCACGGCCGCCCAGGCGGCCGGCTACTGGCCGGCGTTCTGGGCGCTCGGTGCGCCCTATCGGGGCAACTACCAGAACTGGCCGGGCATCGGCGAGATCGACGTGATGGAGAACGTCAACGGGCTCAACCAGGTCTGGGGCGCGCTGCACTGCGGGGTCGCCCCCGGTGGCCCGTGCAACGAGTTCAGCGGGCTCGGCGCCACCCGGGTCTGCCCCGGCAGCGCCTGCCAGGCCGCCTTCCACACCTACCGCACCGAGTGGGACACCTCGGTCAGCCCGCAGCAACTGCGCTGGTACGTCGACGGGCAGCTGTTCCACACCGTCACCGAGACCCAGGTCGGTGCGACCTACTGGGCGCAGATGACCGGCCACGGCGGCTACTTCCTGCTGCTCAACGTGGCGATGGGCGGCTCCTTCCCGGACGGGGTGGCCGGCTACGTCACGCCGACCGGCTCGACGGTCTCCGGTCGGCCGATGCTCGTCGACTACGTCGCGGTCTACCGTCGGGGCGGCGGCTCCAACCCGACGCCGACCCCCACCACGCCGGCCCCGACCACGCCGCCGCCGTCCGGCACCGTGGACGCCTACGGCACGATCCAGGCCGAGGCGTTCTCCGGGCAGAACGGGGTCGCGGTCGAGACGTGTGCCGAGGGCGGGCAGAACATCGCCGCGCTGCGCAACGGCGACTGGGCCCGCTACGACAACGTGGACTTCGGCACCGGCGGGCCGCGCGACTTCCTGGCCCGGGTGGCGTCCGGGGCGGCCAGCGGGGTGAGTGGCCTGGTCGAGGTCCGGTTGGACAGCCCGACCGGCACCCCGATCGGTAGCTTCGCCCTGGCCAACACCGGTGGCTGGCAGAGCTGGCGGTCGGTGCCGGGCAACGTTTCGGCGGTGACCGGCCGGCACAGCGTCTACCTGACCTTCAGCAGCGGCCAGTCGGCCGACTTCGTCAACGTCAACTGGTTCACCTTCCGTCGCTGA